In a single window of the Biomphalaria glabrata chromosome 5, xgBioGlab47.1, whole genome shotgun sequence genome:
- the LOC106064882 gene encoding F-box only protein 4-like, giving the protein MSSLVLINTHLTSTITSTSSSTCSCCDNTNTSNSTTSEHNIDFQRYNSCKLGHFFSSRESDQFEQAAVEQRTFNVFRSGEKDDINENDIFQFLTSIQNLLLKYRMYSKSQAGNVSSGGLQQFITRKLQLKFGNSGSLTQRLKALYLKDESIISFSNDSNYGDSSFIQCLPINLKYEIFSYLDARSLCMACCVNREWSQLTCDDLLWRHLLQKDVKSWSQISHMTNPKMYQEVNSEWSLKEIYLKCSPEFQKQLRQSNSTFHQVSSVLKYFVPKKVPKVAMFGPGLEQSTSAIVRRMLYEDNPTFLRTAMFPGQFDGVGGGMTLKMPTGHSMHLSVLYSASKHERENRNAQQRVENNRMLQAPIDQREDDPQYELKTQIKHFCQILDGFIFVVDASETRDSVESGCFELMAMVKERKMAHHIPVLILSCIKDEVSSRIPAVEIAELLKLSTLSQPWLVMDCIAETLNAVDTGVMWLIDQSQIH; this is encoded by the exons ATGTCTTCTCTAGTACTTATAAACACACATCTTACAAGTACTATTACCAGCACTTCCAGTTCTACTTGTTCTTGTTGTGATAAtactaatactagtaatagtacTACAAGTGAACATAATATTGATTTTCAAAGATATAACAGTTGTAaacttggacattttttttcgtCGCGTGAAAGTGATCAGTTCGAACAAGCTGCGGTCGAGCAGAGAACCTTTAATGTTTTTCGGTCTGGAGAAAAAGATGATATCAATGAAAACGATATTTTTCAGTTTTTGACGTCCATACAGAACTTACTGCTTAAGTATAGAATGTACAGTAAATCACAAGCTGGCAATGTCAGTTCGGGAGGATTGCAACAGTTCATCACAAGAAAGCTTCAGCTAAAGTTTGGAAACAGTGGAAGCCTAACACAAAGACTCAAAGCATTGTATTTAAAAGATgaatcaattatttctttttctaatgaTTCTAATTATGGTGATTCAAGTTTTATTCAGTGTCTACCA ataAATTTGAAGTATGAGATATTTTCATACCTGGATGCGAGATCATTATGCATGGCATGTTGTGTTAATCGAGAATGGAGTCAGTTAACTTGTGATGACTTACTGTGGAGGCATCTGCTTCAGAAAGATGTCAAAAGCTGGAGTCAGATTTCTCATATGACAAATCCAAAAATGTATCAGGAAGTAAATTCAGAATGGTCACTTAAAGAAAT ATATTTAAAGTGTTCACCTGAATTTCAAAAACAGCTCAGGCAATCCAACTCCACATTCCATCAAGTGTCatcagttttaaaatattttgtgccTAAAAAAGTGCCTAAAGTTGCCATGTTTGGCCCAGGTCTTGAACAGTCAACTAGTGCTATTGTACGACGCATGCTGTATGAAGATAACCCCACATTTCTAAGAACAGCCATGTTTCCTGGTCAATTTGATG gAGTTGGTGGTGGAATGACTTTAAAAATGCCAACAGGACATTCCATGCATTTGTCAGTTTTATATTCAGCCTCTAAACATGAAAGAGAAAACAGAAATGCTCAACAAAGAGTAGAAAATAACAGAATGCtacag gcaCCAATAGATCAAAGAGAAGATGACCCCCAATATGAACTAAAGACACAAatcaaacatttttgtcaaattCTTGATGGTTTCATATTTGTAGTGGATGCTTCAGAAACAAGAGACTctg TTGAGAGTGGGTGCTTTGAACTGATGGCAATGGTCAAGGAGCGCAAAATGGCTCACCACATTCCTGTTCTGATTTTATCATGTATTAAAGATGAAGTCAGCTCTCGTATTCCTGCAGTTGAAATAGCTGAACTTCTCAAGTTATCAACATTATCTCAGCCTTGGCTA GTCATGGACTGTATTGCAGAGACACTCAACGCAGTGGACACAGGTGTTATGTGGTTGATAGACCAATCTCAGATTCATTAA
- the LOC106064884 gene encoding general transcription factor IIF subunit 1-like, which produces MSSFQGSSSNANSMSIPQEEFIVRIPRDTRRKFTMMKMGTGSALDFAKLGDQPVKIERENNLKEYKTANDLDLVPKFGAGSEYGKDLKEESRRKKYGIMLKKYNPEDQPWHLKVGSGKSAKRYKGVREGTITENTSYYIFTKASDGAFEAFPVEEWYNFTPVVKYKYLNSEEAEEEYSRRDKTFNYFSIMVKKRLKKEDETLDEDEKDTKGKKKGKKAKDLILTDKDDWDDMEMSDDDDDSDADKDEDDDTNKNKKKKQKGGPKKVVKNSKKNSDDEAVEESDEGDFDDKEVDYMSDSGSSSSLSDLGEEDKDKKYDEKGVDQEAGLRNILDSDAEDEEEEGEKEEADEDMDDKDEKKEDKKKEDDSSSSSSEDDSDIEKDAKLASAIFLQGGKKEKKDKKDKLESSLTIASETKTEQRIPTPDKLKDKSIKRRAETPDGKTPSLKKHKTDDNEGITEDAIRRYLMRKPMTTKDLLQKFKSKKLNMTNEKITHVIAQLLKKINPEKKTINKKLYLSLKKPE; this is translated from the exons GGCTCTTCTAGCAATGCAAATTCTATGTCGATTCCACAAGAGGAATTCATAGTTAGAATTCCAAG AGATACCAGGCGGAAGTTTACAATGATGAAAATGGGCACAGGATCAGCTCTTGATTTTGCAAAGCTTGGAGAT CAACCTGTGAAAATAGAGAGGGAGAATAATTTGAAAGAATATAAAACCGCTAATGACCTTGACCTGGTACCAAAGTTTGGCGCTGGCAGTGAGTATGGAAAAGATCTAAAGGAAGAATCCAGGCGGAAGAAATATGGCATCATGCTGAAAAAATATAACCCGGAGGATCAGCCATGGCATCTTAAAGTTGGTAGTGGAAAATCAGCAAAGAG ATACAAAGGTGTCAGGGAAGGTACAATCACAGAAAACACATCTTATTATATCTTCACTAAAGCTTCTGATGGAGCATTTGAGGCTTTTCCAGTTGAAGAGTGGTACAATTTTACACCTGTAGTCAAGTATAAATATCTCAATTCAGAAGAGGCAGAAGAAGAATACAGCAG AAGAGATAAAACATTTAACTACTTCAGCATCATGGTGaaaaaaagattaaagaaaGAAGATGAAACCTTAGATGAAGATGAAAAAGACacaaaagggaaaaagaaaggaaagaaggCTAAAGATCTG atCTTAACTGACAAGGATGATTGGGATGATATGGAAATgtcagatgatgatgatgacagcGATGCAGACaaagatgaagatgatgata caaataaaaataagaaaaagaaacagaaaggtGGCCCTAAGAAAGTTGTCAAAAACTCCAAGAAAAATTCTGATGATGAAGCAGTTGAGGAAAGTGATGAAGGAGACTTTGATGATAAGGAA GTGGACTACATGTCTGATTCTGGTAGTTCCAGCAGCTTGTCTGATTTAGGGGAGGAGGATAAAGACAAAAAATATGATGAAAAGGGAGTGGATCAAGAAGCTGGCCTTCGCAACATCTTAGATTCAGATGCtgaagatgaagaggaagaaggagagaaagaggaagcaGATGAAGATATGGATgataaagatgaaaagaaagaagacaaaaagaaag AAGATGATAGTAGTAGCTCCAGTTctgaagatgattctgatatAGAGAAGGATGCCAAACTTGCTTCTGCAATATTTTTACAG GGAggcaagaaagagaaaaaagacaaaaaagatAAGTTAGAGTCATCTCTAACTATAGCATCAGAAACCAAGACAGAGCAGCGTATACCAACACCAGACAAGCTAAAGGATAAGT caATAAAAAGGAGAGCCGAGACACCTGACGGAAAGACGCCGTCTCTGAAAAAACACAAGACTGATGATAA tgagGGAATAACAGAAGATGCAATCAGACGATATCTCATGAGGAAACCCATGACAACCAAAGATCTTCTGCAGAAGTTTAAGTCAAAGAAGCTGAATATGACAAATGAAAAGATAACCCATGTTATCGCCCAGCTTTTGAAGAAGATTAACCCAGAGAAGAAgactataaacaaaaaattgtatttgtcACTGAAAAAACCAgaataa
- the LOC106058611 gene encoding 60S ribosomal protein L37-like, which translates to MTKGTSSFGKRHNKTHTFCRRCGQRAFHIQKKTCSRCAYPSPRLRHYNWSKKAQRRKTTGTGRMRHLKVVFRRFRNGFREGTVPKPRNKVAAPASSAVATK; encoded by the exons ATG ACCAAGGGTACATCAAGTTTTGGTAAACGGCACAACAAAACCCACACCTTTTGCCGAAGGTGTGGACAGAGAGCCTTCCACATTCAGAAGAAAACATGCTCTAGGTGTGCTTATCCAAGTCCTCGCCTAAGGCATT ACAATTGGTCAAAGAAAGCTCAAAGGAGAAAGACTACAGGCACAGGCAGGATGAGACATCTCAAAGTTGTATTTAGACGATTTAG gaaTGGTTTCCGTGAAGGCACTGTCCCAAAGCCCCGTAATAAGGTTGCAGCCCCTGCTTCTTCAGCTGTTGctactaaataa